Proteins from a genomic interval of Candidatus Bealeia paramacronuclearis:
- the proS gene encoding proline--tRNA ligase, with the protein MRISQYFLSTLKETPQEAQIVSHRLMLRTGMIAQTTAGIYTWLPLGLAVLKKIEQIVREEQNRAGSLEVLMPTIQPADLWIKSGRYNDYGKEMLRITDRHEREMLYGPTAEEVITDIFARYIKSYKDLPKRLYNIQWKFRDEIRPRFGVMRGREFLMKDNYSFNLDYESARASYQAMLDAYVRTFARMGLTAIPVRADSGAIGGTLSHEFQILAETGESQVYYDEAYETLAPGEITLEKLQSLYAAADEMHKPEDCPVPLEKLKTARGIEVGHVFYFGTKYSIPLGAYVMGPDGKQIPVEMGSYGIGVSRLVGALIEANHDEKGIIWPESVAPFKVGILNLNIKDEATNKAAEDLYHKLLNQDVEVLYDDRDQAPGAKFADMDLIGLPWQIIVGPRGVAQGRCEVKNRKTDERFDLSYDDAIQKIRKA; encoded by the coding sequence ATGCGGATCAGTCAGTATTTCCTATCTACGTTAAAAGAAACGCCCCAAGAGGCCCAAATTGTTTCCCATCGCTTGATGTTGCGGACGGGAATGATTGCACAAACAACGGCAGGGATTTACACGTGGCTTCCGCTGGGGCTCGCTGTTTTGAAAAAGATCGAGCAAATTGTCCGGGAAGAGCAAAACCGCGCCGGCAGCCTTGAAGTTTTAATGCCCACCATCCAACCCGCAGATCTTTGGATCAAAAGTGGTCGTTATAACGATTACGGCAAAGAAATGCTGAGGATCACAGATCGTCATGAACGAGAGATGCTTTATGGTCCGACCGCAGAAGAAGTCATTACCGATATTTTTGCGCGCTATATCAAAAGCTATAAAGATTTGCCCAAACGTCTTTACAATATTCAGTGGAAATTTCGGGACGAAATTCGCCCCCGTTTTGGTGTGATGCGCGGCCGTGAATTTTTAATGAAAGACAACTATTCCTTTAACTTGGATTATGAAAGCGCGCGTGCTTCTTATCAGGCCATGTTGGACGCCTATGTGAGAACGTTTGCGCGCATGGGCCTTACGGCAATTCCTGTTCGTGCAGATTCTGGGGCCATTGGTGGAACTCTCTCTCACGAATTCCAGATTTTAGCAGAGACGGGAGAAAGCCAAGTTTATTATGATGAGGCGTATGAAACGCTTGCACCTGGAGAAATTACTCTTGAGAAATTGCAAAGTCTTTATGCGGCCGCTGATGAAATGCACAAACCTGAGGACTGCCCCGTGCCGTTGGAAAAACTCAAAACCGCTCGCGGCATTGAGGTCGGTCACGTTTTCTATTTTGGCACCAAATACTCCATTCCTTTGGGTGCCTATGTGATGGGACCTGATGGAAAGCAAATTCCTGTTGAGATGGGATCTTATGGCATTGGTGTCTCCCGTTTGGTGGGGGCGCTTATTGAGGCCAATCATGATGAAAAAGGAATCATTTGGCCTGAATCCGTAGCTCCTTTTAAAGTGGGGATCTTGAACCTCAACATTAAAGATGAAGCTACGAACAAAGCTGCTGAAGATCTCTACCACAAGCTTTTAAACCAAGACGTTGAAGTTCTTTATGATGATCGTGATCAGGCGCCTGGAGCCAAGTTTGCCGATATGGATTTGATTGGACTGCCTTGGCAAATTATCGTGGGACCTCGCGGGGTGGCACAAGGGCGTTGCGAAGTTAAAAATCGAAAGACTGACGAACGCTTTGATTTGAGTTATGATGACGCCATTCAAAAAATTAGGAAAGCCTAA
- the mgtA gene encoding magnesium-translocating P-type ATPase: MLKKSVFWQKPLESIFQDLKCTADGLSNHDARLRESKFGLNVIRAEAKKNQIIEFFKYFNSPIVILLMMAALISAFVGEAKSAIIIFVILILSVVVDYIQENRANKAAEKLKKSVALHVRVLRSGKKEIIPASKLVPGDVIFLETGNLVPSDCILLEEKDFFVNQAIFTGETYPAKKNAAQDATNDSTNLSDAKNALFMGSSVIGGTAKALIVKTGDETFLGGISHDLMKQAPVSDFTIGITRFGYFLIRLTFFLVLFVLISNLYFQRPWLESVLYSLALAVGIMPEFLPMQISIALARGAVLLAKKKVIVKRLSSIHDLGSMDILCTDKTGTLTQSKVNIERTVNLKGEPLEKIGLCAYLNSFFQAGNSNPLDQAILKNSHFEVSTYKKLDETPFDFDKRYSSTLLSAPEGNMLIIKGAPENVLKLCKSYEENGIVLPLTPDLENAALSLFQEMSGDGFRTLAVAIGSCAPQCIEEFWDSGKTPTFLGFITFYDPPKDSAAQSIKDLINLGVSVKVITGDNEDVALHLCKTLDIKITGTLTGDQMLKMSLPALQHKVEKTNLFSRVNPSQKNQIISLLKRNGHVVGFIGDGVNDAPSIHTADVGISVENAVDVAKEASDFILLQRDLSVIHQGVYEGRRTYANLMKYIMMLTSSNLGNMMSMTLATFLLPFIPMAPAQLLLNNLLYDVSQIPIPLDNVEPQAVAAPHKWNIKFIQRFMFVFGIITSIFDLITFYIMLSIYKAPKELFQTGWFIESLAATVLVVFIIRTRFSPFKNKPNPILAFSSVTLVVIGALIPFTFLGTYFNFETPSYAFLGAIMMIVLSYLILVEYVKRWFFAKWGAPEKMEYKIKLAR; encoded by the coding sequence ATGTTGAAAAAATCAGTTTTTTGGCAAAAACCGCTTGAATCTATTTTTCAAGACCTCAAATGCACTGCAGACGGTCTCTCAAACCATGATGCCCGCCTTAGGGAGTCAAAATTTGGTCTTAACGTCATTCGCGCTGAGGCAAAAAAAAATCAGATCATTGAATTTTTTAAATACTTCAATAGTCCTATTGTGATTCTTTTAATGATGGCGGCCCTGATTTCTGCTTTCGTTGGAGAAGCAAAAAGCGCAATTATTATCTTTGTGATTCTAATTCTAAGCGTTGTTGTAGATTACATTCAGGAAAATCGCGCCAACAAAGCTGCTGAAAAACTTAAAAAATCTGTAGCCCTACATGTCAGAGTTCTGAGGTCTGGTAAAAAAGAGATTATTCCCGCTTCAAAACTGGTGCCAGGAGATGTCATTTTCTTAGAAACCGGAAATCTCGTACCGTCTGATTGTATTCTTCTTGAGGAGAAAGATTTCTTTGTCAACCAAGCAATATTTACGGGAGAAACTTATCCCGCCAAAAAAAATGCCGCTCAAGATGCTACGAATGACTCAACAAATTTATCGGATGCCAAAAATGCTCTTTTCATGGGAAGTTCCGTGATTGGAGGAACTGCAAAAGCTCTTATCGTAAAAACAGGAGATGAGACATTTTTGGGAGGAATTAGTCATGACTTAATGAAACAAGCACCCGTCAGTGACTTTACGATTGGAATTACACGTTTTGGTTATTTTCTCATCCGATTGACTTTCTTTCTGGTCTTATTTGTTCTGATCTCCAATCTGTATTTTCAAAGACCTTGGTTAGAAAGCGTTTTATATTCTTTGGCCTTAGCGGTTGGCATTATGCCAGAGTTTTTACCAATGCAAATATCAATAGCCCTGGCACGGGGTGCTGTTTTATTGGCGAAGAAAAAAGTCATTGTTAAAAGACTTTCGTCTATTCATGACTTAGGAAGTATGGATATTTTATGTACGGATAAAACGGGGACATTAACTCAATCAAAAGTCAATATAGAGAGAACTGTTAATTTAAAGGGAGAGCCGCTTGAAAAAATTGGTCTATGTGCTTATTTAAATAGCTTCTTCCAAGCCGGCAATTCAAATCCCCTTGATCAAGCCATTTTAAAAAATTCCCACTTTGAGGTCTCGACTTATAAAAAGCTCGATGAAACGCCTTTTGATTTTGACAAACGTTATTCCTCAACGCTCTTGAGTGCACCTGAGGGGAATATGTTGATTATCAAAGGCGCTCCTGAAAATGTTTTAAAGCTGTGCAAATCTTACGAAGAAAACGGCATTGTTTTACCTTTAACGCCTGATCTTGAGAATGCAGCTTTAAGTTTGTTTCAAGAAATGAGCGGAGATGGGTTTAGAACTTTGGCTGTGGCGATAGGATCCTGCGCGCCCCAATGCATTGAAGAATTTTGGGATTCTGGAAAAACACCAACTTTTTTGGGCTTTATCACCTTTTACGATCCTCCTAAAGATAGCGCCGCTCAGTCTATAAAAGATCTAATCAATCTTGGGGTTAGTGTTAAAGTGATCACAGGCGACAATGAAGATGTGGCCCTTCACTTGTGCAAGACATTAGACATTAAAATTACTGGGACTTTAACGGGAGATCAGATGCTCAAAATGAGTCTTCCAGCCTTGCAACATAAAGTTGAGAAAACCAATCTTTTTTCAAGAGTCAATCCTTCTCAAAAAAATCAAATTATTTCGTTACTGAAACGCAATGGCCATGTCGTGGGATTTATTGGAGATGGTGTCAATGATGCTCCCTCCATTCACACCGCAGATGTGGGAATTTCCGTCGAGAATGCTGTGGATGTTGCCAAAGAAGCCTCAGACTTCATTCTCCTTCAGCGTGATTTGAGTGTTATCCATCAAGGCGTTTATGAAGGGAGGCGAACATATGCAAACCTCATGAAATACATTATGATGCTCACCAGTTCAAATCTGGGAAATATGATGAGCATGACGTTGGCTACGTTTTTATTGCCATTTATTCCCATGGCACCCGCTCAACTTTTATTAAATAATTTGCTTTATGATGTGTCTCAAATCCCTATTCCTTTGGATAATGTAGAGCCTCAAGCAGTTGCAGCACCACACAAATGGAATATAAAATTTATCCAGCGCTTTATGTTTGTATTTGGGATTATTACGTCAATTTTTGATTTGATTACTTTTTATATTATGCTCTCAATCTACAAAGCTCCAAAAGAACTTTTCCAAACGGGTTGGTTTATTGAATCCCTTGCCGCTACAGTTCTTGTCGTCTTTATTATAAGAACGCGTTTTTCACCTTTTAAAAACAAACCCAACCCTATTTTAGCTTTTTCATCTGTCACTCTTGTGGTGATAGGCGCTTTGATACCATTCACCTTTCTTGGAACTTATTTTAATTTTGAAACACCTTCTTATGCGTTTCTCGGCGCGATTATGATGATTGTTTTGAGTTATTTAATTCTGGTTGAATATGTAAAAAGATGGTTTTTTGCAAAGTGGGGAGCACCAGAGAAAATGGAATACAAAATAAAATTGGCGCGATAA
- a CDS encoding MBL fold metallo-hydrolase, which yields MEILFLGATKTVTGSKYLLTFGAQKILLDCGLFQGFKGLRLRNWDDLPVRPHDVESVILSHAHIDHSGYIPLLIQNGFRGPIYSTSGTKDLCAILLPDSGHLQEEEANFANRHNYSKHHPALPLYTREEAEDALKHFQTKPYDISFSPIPDLNVKFLKAGHIIGASIVRMNYKGTSIVFTGDLGRPNDIVMRPPALVDETDYLVVESTYGNRLHEREDPRDLLAVVINRTVKRGGSIIIPSFAVGRAQNLLYYIMSLKQQDKIPDIPVFLDSPMSINATDIFCNHLGEHRLSDQQCDLMGKGATYVRESEGSKKLDSHNLSRIIISASGMATGGRILHHLKFFAPDPRNTILFTGYQADGTRGDRMIQGEEEIRIFGEMVPLRAEVVSLSNTSAHADYEEILGWLSHFKRPPKKTFITHGSEASAEALRDKIHEKFGWDCVVPNYLDKEILK from the coding sequence ATGGAGATTTTATTTTTAGGGGCCACAAAAACGGTTACAGGTTCAAAATACCTCCTGACATTTGGAGCTCAAAAAATTCTTCTGGATTGCGGTCTTTTCCAAGGTTTTAAAGGCCTTCGCCTGCGCAACTGGGATGATCTTCCTGTAAGACCTCATGATGTAGAATCTGTCATTTTAAGCCATGCCCATATTGATCATAGTGGATACATTCCCCTTCTCATTCAAAATGGCTTTCGGGGGCCTATTTATTCAACATCTGGTACCAAGGATTTATGTGCCATTCTTCTTCCGGATAGCGGGCACCTTCAAGAGGAAGAGGCCAATTTTGCTAATCGACATAACTATTCTAAGCACCATCCTGCCCTTCCCCTTTATACAAGAGAGGAAGCAGAAGATGCCCTTAAGCATTTTCAAACTAAACCTTACGACATTTCATTTTCACCAATCCCTGATCTGAATGTCAAATTCCTCAAAGCCGGCCATATTATTGGTGCTTCTATTGTGCGGATGAACTACAAGGGCACCTCTATCGTTTTTACAGGAGACCTCGGTCGCCCCAACGATATCGTCATGCGCCCTCCTGCACTTGTTGATGAAACCGATTATCTCGTTGTTGAATCGACTTATGGAAATCGTCTTCATGAAAGAGAAGATCCACGCGATCTTTTGGCAGTCGTGATTAACAGAACCGTCAAACGCGGGGGATCCATCATTATTCCATCCTTTGCCGTGGGTCGTGCACAAAATCTTCTTTATTATATTATGTCACTCAAACAACAAGATAAAATCCCAGATATCCCCGTATTTCTGGATAGTCCGATGTCCATTAATGCCACAGATATCTTTTGCAATCATTTGGGCGAGCATCGCCTCAGCGATCAGCAATGTGATCTGATGGGTAAAGGCGCTACCTATGTTCGAGAGTCTGAAGGTTCAAAAAAACTAGACAGCCACAATCTTTCACGAATCATCATTTCCGCTAGCGGAATGGCCACAGGCGGACGGATTTTACATCATCTTAAATTTTTTGCGCCAGACCCACGCAATACGATCCTTTTTACCGGATATCAAGCGGATGGAACACGAGGAGATCGTATGATCCAAGGCGAGGAGGAAATTCGAATTTTTGGTGAGATGGTGCCTCTTCGAGCTGAAGTTGTTTCTTTAAGCAATACCTCGGCTCACGCCGATTATGAAGAAATTCTGGGGTGGCTTTCGCACTTTAAGCGCCCCCCTAAAAAAACATTTATCACCCATGGATCCGAAGCCTCTGCAGAAGCCTTACGGGATAAAATCCACGAAAAGTTCGGCTGGGATTGCGTTGTCCCCAACTATTTGGATAAAGAAATTCTAAAATGA
- a CDS encoding ISNCY family transposase yields METLYSEAEMEKLKILDDIKRGLLRQGEGAAELGLSARQVRRLQARISVEGPSGIKRRAISGSNRAHSEGFKARVLEAVRNRYADFGPTLASEKLLENEGLKINKETLRQWMIADALWSGKIRKSSPLHQSRQRRSCFGELVQIDGSHHDWFEGRRAKCCLLVFVDDATSRIVSMRFEESETTAGYFRAMESHLEQHGLPLAYYSDRHSIFKTTRTTDGYYQATELHRAMKDLGIELICAYSPQAKGRVERANQTLQDRLIKEMRLRGICDIATANAYLPAFIEKYNQKFAVDAANPKDLHRDVPIDAQRLRRILSHHVTRKLSKNLEFSLEGQAYQVQVPGKGYRYQNKKVTIYQHYTGAIEVMLGEEVLSVMALDRVTRGPILADRKDLDHVFDQEIFPKINPDFLLPTGSTAPSLSCA; encoded by the coding sequence ATGGAGACATTGTATAGCGAGGCCGAGATGGAAAAACTAAAGATATTGGATGACATAAAACGAGGTCTGCTGCGCCAAGGTGAAGGTGCGGCAGAGTTAGGTTTGAGTGCTCGGCAAGTGAGGCGTTTGCAGGCGAGAATTTCTGTTGAGGGACCTTCCGGGATTAAACGGCGTGCTATATCGGGCAGTAATCGTGCGCATTCAGAGGGCTTCAAAGCCAGAGTTCTTGAGGCAGTTCGGAATCGTTATGCGGATTTTGGTCCGACGCTAGCCAGCGAGAAACTGTTGGAGAATGAGGGGCTTAAGATCAACAAAGAAACTCTGCGACAATGGATGATAGCCGATGCATTATGGAGCGGGAAAATTCGGAAAAGCTCGCCTCTGCATCAATCCCGTCAGCGCCGCTCGTGCTTTGGTGAGCTTGTACAGATTGATGGGTCGCACCATGATTGGTTTGAGGGACGGCGTGCAAAGTGTTGTTTGCTCGTCTTTGTAGACGATGCCACCAGCCGCATCGTATCTATGCGATTTGAAGAATCGGAGACCACTGCCGGCTATTTCCGAGCCATGGAATCACACCTCGAGCAGCATGGTCTGCCTCTGGCCTATTATAGTGACCGGCACAGCATTTTTAAAACAACGCGCACAACTGACGGATATTACCAAGCTACTGAGCTGCATCGCGCCATGAAAGATTTAGGAATTGAGTTGATTTGCGCTTACTCACCCCAAGCCAAGGGCCGTGTCGAGCGGGCGAATCAAACGCTGCAAGATCGCTTAATCAAAGAGATGCGTTTGAGAGGTATCTGCGATATTGCGACTGCCAATGCCTATTTGCCGGCGTTTATCGAGAAGTATAACCAAAAGTTCGCCGTTGATGCGGCAAACCCGAAAGATCTGCACCGTGACGTACCTATCGACGCGCAAAGGTTGCGACGAATTTTATCTCATCACGTCACGCGCAAGCTTTCAAAAAACCTTGAATTCTCTTTGGAAGGGCAGGCCTATCAAGTTCAAGTGCCTGGAAAAGGCTATCGCTACCAGAATAAAAAAGTCACAATTTATCAACATTATACGGGGGCAATAGAGGTGATGCTTGGAGAAGAAGTCTTAAGCGTGATGGCGCTGGATAGGGTGACAAGGGGGCCCATTCTAGCTGATCGTAAGGACTTAGATCATGTTTTTGACCAGGAAATCTTCCCCAAAATAAACCCAGACTTCTTATTACCCACAGGGTCCACAGCCCCAAGTCTCTCTTGCGCTTGA
- the accC gene encoding acetyl-CoA carboxylase biotin carboxylase subunit, whose protein sequence is MISKILIANRGEVALRIMRACKDLGIKTVAVHSTADEESMHVRLADESVCIGLGPSKESYLNIPAILTAADISGVDAIHPGVGFLSENAAFAAMVEEHGFTFIGPTPEHITIMGDKITAKDTAIKLGIPCVPGSKGAVDALEDAKTFAREIGYPILIKAASGGGGKGMKVATSEAEIESAFSLARSEAKANFGNDAVYMEKYLSHPRHIEVQILADQHGNVVHLGERDCSIQRRHQKVWEEARSPALSAAERKELGDVVLKAMKSLGYRGVGTIEFLYEDGKFYFIEMNTRLQVEHPISEMITGIDLVREQIKVAAGEKLAFTQGDITFKGHAIECRINAEHPETFVPSPGKILNYLAPGGIGVRIDSHLFTGYSIPPYYDSLVAKLIVHGDTREECLARLRRALSEYVITGIQTLIPLHQELANDPDIIKGEYNIHWLEKWLKTKEEIKEAA, encoded by the coding sequence ATGATTTCTAAAATTCTCATTGCCAATCGTGGTGAAGTGGCCCTTCGCATTATGCGAGCCTGTAAGGACTTGGGCATTAAAACGGTGGCCGTACACTCTACCGCCGATGAAGAGTCTATGCATGTCCGTTTGGCGGATGAAAGCGTTTGCATCGGATTAGGTCCCTCTAAAGAAAGTTACCTCAATATTCCGGCAATCTTAACCGCTGCGGATATTTCTGGCGTGGATGCGATTCACCCCGGTGTTGGATTTTTATCCGAAAATGCTGCTTTTGCTGCCATGGTCGAAGAGCATGGATTTACATTTATCGGCCCCACCCCTGAACATATTACGATCATGGGAGATAAGATCACAGCCAAGGACACCGCCATTAAATTGGGTATTCCTTGCGTTCCTGGATCCAAAGGCGCCGTTGACGCCCTTGAAGATGCCAAGACATTTGCTCGCGAAATCGGCTATCCAATTTTGATCAAAGCAGCCTCCGGCGGTGGGGGCAAGGGTATGAAAGTCGCTACTTCCGAAGCTGAGATTGAAAGTGCATTTTCACTTGCGCGCAGTGAAGCGAAAGCCAACTTTGGCAATGACGCCGTTTATATGGAGAAATACCTCTCCCATCCGCGTCATATCGAAGTTCAAATTTTGGCGGATCAACATGGCAATGTGGTGCATTTAGGAGAACGTGATTGTTCCATCCAACGCCGTCACCAAAAGGTGTGGGAAGAAGCCCGTTCGCCAGCTCTCTCTGCCGCTGAGCGTAAAGAGCTCGGTGATGTGGTTCTCAAAGCCATGAAATCTTTAGGCTATCGGGGTGTGGGAACGATTGAATTCCTTTATGAAGACGGAAAATTCTATTTCATCGAAATGAACACGCGTCTTCAGGTCGAGCATCCTATTTCAGAAATGATCACAGGCATCGATCTTGTACGAGAACAAATCAAAGTAGCTGCTGGGGAAAAACTCGCCTTCACACAAGGGGATATCACGTTTAAAGGTCATGCGATTGAGTGCCGCATTAATGCGGAACATCCTGAAACGTTCGTACCATCCCCTGGCAAAATTTTAAATTACCTAGCCCCCGGTGGGATTGGTGTTCGCATCGATAGCCATCTTTTTACGGGCTATAGTATCCCGCCCTATTATGATAGTTTGGTCGCCAAACTCATCGTTCATGGAGACACCCGTGAGGAATGTCTGGCACGTCTGCGGCGTGCTTTAAGCGAATATGTGATTACGGGAATCCAAACATTGATCCCCCTTCATCAAGAGCTTGCGAATGATCCTGATATTATTAAAGGGGAATACAATATTCATTGGCTCGAGAAATGGCTCAAGACCAAAGAAGAGATCAAAGAAGCGGCTTAA
- a CDS encoding thymidine phosphorylase family protein, which produces MSETCTTTLRLKNLGINTYKDAILYIRKDCNVCAAEGFEVQTRVRVNFKGRSLITTVQIIESDLLTYEEASLSTYAWSYLQAQEGEDLFIFHHKQLASLGFVRSKLYGHTLSQNEINEIIKDISKSRFSDINLSMFLAGCVGGRLNGEEIFYLTNAMLQSGSRLHWGSQVVVDKHCVGGLPGNRTTLIVIPIVAAFGLMIPKTSSRAITSPAGTADVMEVFAPVELDLKSMRRVVEKENGCIIWGGTVSLSPVDDVLISIERIMDLDSEGQMVASVLSKKIAAGSTNILIDIPLGPTAKVRSISMANLVKAHMEAISRKFGIETKVILSDGTQPIGQGIGPALEARDVLAVLSCDKNAPQDLREKALLLAGEIIEFSPTIQKGEGVKIAHHILESGQALQKFQNICLVQGGFSEIPKAHHTHEITAVSSGIVSNIDNRRLARLAKLTGAPHVKVAGLEILVKLDHFVERHQPLIILHANSLEQINYALSYYEIESDMIKITEMISR; this is translated from the coding sequence ATGAGCGAAACTTGTACAACGACATTACGGCTCAAAAATTTGGGGATTAATACGTATAAAGACGCAATCCTCTATATACGTAAGGACTGTAATGTTTGTGCAGCAGAAGGATTTGAGGTTCAGACACGTGTTCGTGTAAATTTCAAAGGACGCTCCCTCATTACAACAGTTCAAATTATCGAATCTGATTTGCTGACATATGAAGAGGCCAGTCTTTCCACTTATGCGTGGTCATATCTTCAAGCCCAGGAAGGGGAAGACCTTTTCATATTTCACCACAAGCAGCTAGCATCTTTGGGCTTTGTCAGATCAAAACTCTATGGACATACTCTGTCGCAAAATGAAATCAATGAGATCATCAAAGATATCTCTAAATCCCGTTTTTCAGACATTAATCTATCTATGTTTTTAGCCGGATGTGTGGGCGGACGCTTAAATGGGGAAGAAATTTTTTATCTCACCAATGCCATGCTTCAATCTGGATCTCGTCTGCATTGGGGATCCCAAGTTGTTGTAGATAAACATTGTGTAGGGGGGCTTCCGGGGAATCGAACAACCCTCATTGTGATTCCGATCGTAGCGGCATTTGGTTTGATGATTCCCAAAACCTCCTCACGCGCCATTACGTCTCCTGCAGGGACTGCGGATGTCATGGAGGTTTTCGCCCCTGTAGAACTCGATTTAAAATCCATGCGTCGCGTTGTTGAAAAAGAAAATGGCTGCATTATTTGGGGTGGAACTGTGTCCTTAAGTCCTGTGGATGACGTGCTCATTTCCATTGAACGCATCATGGATTTGGATAGCGAAGGGCAAATGGTGGCCTCCGTCCTCTCCAAAAAAATTGCCGCAGGATCGACAAATATCTTGATCGATATTCCTTTGGGTCCGACCGCAAAAGTCAGATCAATCTCCATGGCTAATCTTGTAAAAGCCCATATGGAAGCTATAAGCCGAAAATTTGGCATAGAAACAAAAGTTATTCTTAGCGATGGCACCCAACCCATTGGACAGGGAATCGGCCCAGCCCTTGAGGCGAGAGATGTTCTTGCCGTGCTCTCTTGCGATAAAAATGCCCCTCAAGATTTGAGAGAAAAGGCACTCCTCCTTGCAGGCGAGATTATTGAATTTTCGCCTACCATTCAAAAAGGAGAAGGTGTTAAAATCGCCCATCACATTTTAGAAAGCGGTCAAGCCCTCCAGAAATTTCAAAATATTTGTTTGGTGCAAGGTGGTTTTTCTGAAATCCCAAAAGCACACCACACACATGAAATTACCGCAGTTTCTTCAGGAATTGTCTCAAATATTGACAATCGAAGACTTGCGCGCCTTGCGAAATTAACGGGAGCCCCTCATGTAAAAGTCGCCGGCTTGGAAATTTTAGTCAAACTGGATCATTTTGTAGAACGGCACCAACCTCTCATCATTCTTCATGCTAATTCTTTGGAGCAAATCAACTATGCCCTCTCCTATTATGAGATTGAATCTGACATGATCAAAATTACAGAAATGATCTCAAGATGA
- a CDS encoding ribose-phosphate pyrophosphokinase: protein MNPIVFQLFEDTGLATMLEQELSLERGKIEIHAFPDEENLIRIESSVNRRKVVFATSLDHPNPKILPLLFAARTARDLGAQNLTLIAPYLPYMRQDKVFQEGEGISSKYFAALLSSHFDHLITIDPHLHRWHSLQDIYTMTTTVLHATKIIAHWIQGNVQSPLILGPDGESTQWVSDVAKIAQAPFLVLEKIRTGDLEVKVSVPDLGSFQNRTPILVDDIISSGKTMIQTLEHLKKIGLPSPICIGIHALFSKSTYEDLLNAGAQRVITCNTIKHFSNGIKINSLFTSHEIP, encoded by the coding sequence ATGAATCCTATCGTATTTCAACTTTTTGAAGACACAGGACTTGCTACAATGCTTGAGCAGGAGCTTTCCTTGGAAAGAGGAAAGATCGAGATTCATGCTTTTCCCGATGAAGAAAATCTCATCCGTATAGAATCTTCCGTTAACAGGAGAAAGGTTGTTTTTGCGACCTCTCTTGATCATCCCAATCCAAAAATCCTGCCCCTTCTTTTTGCAGCAAGAACAGCACGAGATTTGGGCGCCCAAAACCTTACGCTTATAGCCCCCTATCTTCCCTATATGCGCCAAGACAAAGTCTTCCAAGAGGGTGAAGGCATCAGTTCAAAATATTTTGCAGCCCTTCTCTCTTCCCATTTTGATCATCTAATTACAATCGATCCCCATTTGCATCGGTGGCATTCCCTCCAAGATATTTATACAATGACCACTACCGTCTTACACGCAACCAAAATCATCGCCCACTGGATTCAAGGTAATGTGCAATCTCCTCTGATTCTGGGCCCTGATGGCGAAAGCACCCAATGGGTAAGTGATGTTGCTAAAATCGCACAAGCCCCTTTCTTGGTTCTTGAAAAAATCAGAACCGGGGATTTGGAAGTTAAAGTCTCAGTGCCGGACCTTGGGAGTTTTCAAAACCGCACCCCCATTCTAGTGGATGACATTATTTCTTCGGGAAAAACTATGATTCAAACTCTTGAGCATCTCAAAAAAATTGGACTTCCTTCCCCCATTTGCATTGGGATCCACGCGCTTTTTTCTAAAAGCACTTACGAGGATTTATTAAATGCCGGCGCCCAGCGTGTTATAACCTGTAATACTATCAAACATTTTTCTAATGGCATTAAGATCAACTCCCTTTTTACAAGTCATGAAATCCCATAA